The DNA region aatgttgttgtttgtgttattgtAGATGTTTTTTATTCTGTATGTTGATATTTTTGTTAAGAGGTGTTGTTGTTTTATTAAGGTAAGTTGTTTTTTTATGTTAAGGTAAGTTTTTATTTTCAGCAATAAATGTTGTTATTTGTGTTATTGTATATGTTTCTTTATTAGATATGATGATGTTTTTGTGGAGGTATGTTGTTGTTTTATTAAGGTAAGTTGTTGTTTATGTTAAGTTAAGTTGTTATTTTTGTTGATATATGttgttgtttgtgttattgtGTGATGTTTTTATTAGGTATGTTGCTGTTTTATCAAGGTAAGTTGTTGTTTATGTTACATTAAGTTGTTACTTTTGTTGGTAAACATTGTTGTTTGTATTATTGTAGATGTTTTTTATTAGGTATGTTGATGTTTTTGTGGAGGTATGTTGTTGTTTTATTAAGGTAAATTATTGTTTATCTTAAGGCaagttgttgtttttgttgataaacgttgttgtttgtgttattgttaATGTTATTCCTTTTACACTACAACTTTCATTTCGTTCGACTAACATGTCCTAGAATTTAAGTTTATTATTTCGTATTGGTTTGAGTGTCTTACCAACCCTTAACTAACTACATAATCTTTCAAATTGGAAAACAACTTACACTAATCAGTGTTTTTTGATCTTTTTGTAACCCATTATTTGTATCTTGCTCTTTAATGGTTAGAACTTGATTCAATTCTTCTATTTCTTCTGTTATCACTTccttcaccattatttttatttGCGAAGGAATTAATACTTTGAATGATGAACTAGTAGTGAAGGAAGTATTAGTAGAAGAATTAGAAGCATTAAAACAAGTTCTAACCATTATAGAGCAAAATGCGGATAATGGGTTGTATATAGCTCGTACAACATTGATTAATGTAACTTAatcttctaatataacttaatttgtcatattattGATTTCTGAATCAAATTGAAATTTTATATGTTTAGTGAGCAGTTGGTGAAATAAGAATTCCACATAAGTTATAATAAACTAAAGATACATATCATTATGATTGGAATCTATAACCACTGTGATATGTTGCGTGTTAAGTCTTTAATGGTGGTTGGAAGGGACAACCATGGTGAAAAGCTTTAGAGATCTTCCAAAATGCTAGTGTTGGGTATCAAACCCATGGCCTCAACCTTTTACTAAGGTTGTTTTCTACATCCGTAGTGATATTTTACGTTAATGCGTGTTTACCCCCATTACCAGCTCATGGTGGTAAAGAGGGCACATACTACCACACCCTATGTTACAACAGTTAATCACATGTGATGACATATCTTTACCAACCATGGTGAAAGACACTTTTTGTAGTAGTGTTAGCATGCTTTGCAAGAATACGCGTCGCTTCGTTAGACACTCATAGCGCAAAACAAACCCTAGCCTTTCTAAAGgacatcatcttcttcttcgaGTCACTGTTGATGCGCCTCGTAACTGAACGAAGATCTTCCTCTTCCTTAAACATATTCTCTATACCCTAAGTTTGTCATTTCACAAATTACTTCTCTGAAGCAAAATTCTAAAGCTATTTCCATAGCTTCTGCTCCTTTTGGGCCATCATACCATCCATCAGTCAGGTGCAAGCTGCCATGGTCTTTCCCTTGTAGTTGCAAAATACAACACATATACTCCATTTGCCTCGCACAGCTAAACATACATCCATGTTACACTTTATCTAGCCTGGTTCAGGGGGTTCCCATTGTAGATTATTTAAATAATTGGTTTGAACATGCGAACCTTTGATGTTATCCTGAGGTGAGATAAAAAAACTTAGTTTTTTTTATTGATATCCTCTATGTAACATCCTAAACCCTGATATTTATAAATAAAACATTAAACAACAATTCAAGGTGTCACCGCCATAATCTTTCAAAAACTCACCAATAAACAATAAtaaacaacaacaactcaagaatatAACTCCATAAACATTCATTCATGTGACTTCACTAAAACAATAACACATCATTATATAAAGATAATGGTTCGCTAACCGATCATACAAGTCAACATAAACATTGCCACAATAGACACGTGATTATAATTCAAACAATTCTCGAAGCACTACCATGAGGTAGCTCTGCGCGTTATCATTCTAACAGTTTGAACGATATCTCATTTGGACTTACAGAATGAAAGTTACAGCCAAAATCGTCGGACAATacaacaaagttaaaaaaatgattttttttcaCAATGTGGCCTAAGATAATCGATCGTCATAGggtgacaatcgattgtcatcaAAAGGATTTCAATACTAACTTCTCAAAACTCGCCTTTTTAAGCCATACAATGATTGTAATGTTAATTTTTTCCAAAATTTGAACTAGTACAATCGATTGTCGTATGGTGACAATTGATTATCACTGCATTTTCCCGAAAAAATTCAATtttcatcatacattcatcatccGCCTCATCCTTAAACCTTCATACACGACTCAAACTAATTTTTTTCCAAAATCAATTAATCCAAACACGAATTTGACAATGAGTCATATTATCACAACCATCAACCTATTACAACACTTATATTCATCATGATTCATAACAATTCATCAATAATTTCATGAATAATTTCATCAACAGTCATGTACACAATCCAAGCACTCAAACCTCCATCAATGGCAAAATTTtatacatgcataatcatgatAATACAAATAATTTCAGTCACATAACCATGTGTATAAGCACAATCAATCATCAAATTCTAGGTATCTAACACAACAACATTTCATAAAGACAAATTCATAGAACCCTAATGAGAGCAAAAATCGTTCTTCTCTACCCTATCATGTAATACACTCATAACGAAAGTACTTTCTCCCCCCTTATCTTAGATTTCCAGCAATGGTGATGAATTGAACAACTTCTATGGATTTTTCTTTCCAATCCTAACTCTCCTTACCAAAAGCCTAGTTCTTCTTGCCTCTGTTTTTATGTACTGTCAGATTCTCTAAAAACCTAACTTCTTTTCCAacttttaaaatatataataaccTCGTTACTTTTTTTcctaattattattattatccaaaTTAATTCTAGCTTCTCTTTTCTTACCACAAACTTTCCTCAATTCACACAATTGGCCCAAACTCATTTTTCAccaattttttcattttattaataataatacTTAAAACCCATGGGATATGATATTTCTTTTCCATCCTTTAAGTTTGTTCCTGACTTTATATAGGATGAATTTGAAAGTGTGGAGGTCTAAGTAAGTCTTAATGCTATAAATTATAGGAATGTTAAATCCCTATAACATAACATAAGTTTTGGCCATATTCTTATTACTACCCCTGGCCATAATTGAATACCTTGGTTGAATACTATCCAATTAGAGAAATTAAAAATAGTGTTACAGATGAAATatcactcaagcataacataaGTTTTGGCCATATTCAATTTAATTCCCATTTAGccttgttttattttattattttttataaaggTAGAGAAAATTCTCATAGACTATGTTGGTAATGTCATTGATAAATCCATTATGAATTAACAAACTTTGATTCTCACTATTGATGTGAGGGGGGATTTTTTTATTCTATTGGCTATGGCTTTTGTAATATTTTAAGGATGACATTACAAAGGGGGCTATATTTATAAGGAGTCTTGGGACTATTATTCTTAGGGATGAGGGTAATGTAAGTGCCATTGATTTTATTATGAGAGTGGTTATTGTTTAGTATATTGAGAGATGAAAGTGACATCGGTACCAACAATGTGTCTGAAATTTTGATAGAAAAGAGAAGGGATACCATTCGGTCCAGGGGATTCCATAGCTTTAAGGTTTGACATGGCTTTGAAAATCTCTTCCTCCGTGAAGAGTTTATTTATATCTTCTTTCATTTCTTTTGCGAGTCCTTCCTTGATCAAAAGGTTGGGAACATTTTGATTGTTATGATTGGAAGACTTGAATTGATTCTTAAAAAACTGATGAAAAATGTTTGGGATATCTTTTGGATCATGAGTGATTTTTCCCCCAGGTTGTAATACTGATGATTTTGTTGATTTTTTCCTCTGGTTTGTTTTCTTGTGGAAATATTTAGTATTAGGACCTCCCTCTTTGAGCCGGTGTAATTTGGATCTTTGGGCCCACCATAACTCTTCTTGGTGGAGGAGATTATCAATCTCGCTCTGAATATGCTTGACGATGCCTTTATTTGTAATTTTATTATCCTTGTGCTGAGCTACGTTAAGATCCTCTTGAAGatatttaatattttttccaATGTTGTTAAAACTCTTTCTTCCCTACTCTCCACGAATTTTGTAAGTTTTTACCCGGGCTGAACTCACAAACCTTAATCCTTGGTTTTATACGGGATAATCAATAATATATGAAATTTTATACTTGACTGATCTCGAACCTTCAAAGCTTTTATACAGGCCGAGCTTGAACCTGATGAGAGCTTTTATACAAAGATGAACTTTTGAACCTAGTCTTGGTTTTAATACCGGGCTCTCCAAGAACCTATGAGATTTTATAACGGGTTAATCTCGAATCTAAGTTAGAACTGAATCACACAATTTTAACCCAAAGCTTTTAACAAGTTTATCTTTTAACCCAAATAAATCCCTAATTGGATAGTATTCAACCAAGGTGTATACAAAAGATTCCGTTGGTGAATTTACAATTCTTCCCTTTCCAGAATTACAATAATATTTCCACTCACAAAATGACTTTTTTCATAAAAGCACTTTGATCTTGAAACCTTTTGTTGATGATTCATAAGATACTTTCTTTGTTTATAGTATCATCATTGAGATTGAAATATATTGTTACGCATTGTCGTCATCAAAACTTTAGATATAAATCTTCATCACTTGCAAGCACATATATTCACACCATCTGTATCATGAAATCTTGTTGTTGATACTACATTAGCCACTGGTGATGTTGATGTTGAATTTGTAACTGGTACTGATGATGTTGCCCTTGCATCCAACATTTGTAGTGCATCATATGTGCCCAACATCCTTTGTCATCTTCTACTTCTAGATTTGCTTCCACATCCTGCATATGAGTCACCCTTTACCCTTCACATCCTTGTGGCCGCTCAGACATGATTTGGCTTGTCACATATATAGTTATTAAGTTGATCATGCATAATACTATATATTATGACATTAGGGATCATGCCAATAATACATATGACACAGAAAATAATTTTACTAATGATGTCTTATGATATGGTtgagaatcgacctgctctgatacaAACTATAATATCCCAATATAATACACATCTAGAATTATATTAATCAAAGCATTAATAAGTGGTACTTAGTACAACATGGTTACTAAAAGACATCTGAATACATGACCAATGTAATTATCTCAAAATAGAGTATATGTTAAAGTCCCAAATGTCTAGATTCTTCTCTCTTTCCCCTTGACTTTCGCCCTGTCTCCCTTTCACTCTCTCTATCTCTTCAAGTTCTGTTTTTTTCTAAAAGGAGAAAAATGGCTAAAATGAGCTCTTCTTTACCGATTTTTGACTTAAATACATTGTCAATGAAATGACAATCCTATCCTTGCCACTTATATTTATTTACAAAACATGTCATTGCTCTCACTTAGAGGTCAAACATGAGATTTTTCTACTAATCTCTCCCCACTTAACTACTTCATCATACTAATCACACTTAGACAAATTAGGAATATTACAAAATCAGACAGCTCATCTCATCTCGTATCTCCCGTATACACTTTCAAACTATTCAAAATCAAAAGAGATTTCAACAACAACATATCAAAATTGATATATTTTTTCATATTATCATTAAAGAATTCAAAAATTAATATATTCTTTTCTAAATTTTGAAACCCTTAATTCATTTTAACCATTTGCTTGATCATAAAATCTTTAACTTTAGAAATAAATTGAGAAGTTTCGGGTAAATCGGAAAAGTAATAAAAAGCATGAATCATATCTGTAAATTCAACTAATTCCACTTCTTTTCCAGATTTTCTCAACCATTCATAATATCTCTTTTGCCAATCCATTAACGGGTCAAATCCACCAACTAACAAAAGGGTATTTGGATAATCCACTTCTGAAATATCCATTGTATTAGGTCCACTAACATTAGACGATTGATGGTCTCGATTCGACCCATCAGGCAAAAACATCTTCCAATACCAATCGGTTTTATCCATTGAACAAACGGGTACCCCCTTCAAACGAATTTCAGATTCAGTTCGTTCCTCTCCTCCAAAAAACGGTTGCATAGAAACCATTCCTATAACTTTCAAAACTCGAAACCTTTCTAAGGAAATCCGAACTGCCACGTGATGGATCAAATTTCCACCCGCACTATCACCCGCCAAAAAACATTTGGTGATGTCAGCAGATTTTCCTAAAATGTCACTGTTGTTATCGAGAAACTTCAGAATTTCCAAACCGTCTTCATATTGAGATGGAAAACGATGTTCAGGGGTAAGACGATAATTAACAGATACAATAATAGCGGGAAAAGAACGACAAAATAACCGACAAAGAAAATGGTATGGGATAGAAGAAGGAGACATGTACGCGAAGCCGCCTCCGTGGAAGAAAATGATAACCGGGAGAGATGAGATTGCAGTGGATGTGGTAGAGGAAGGTATGAAGAGACGAAACCAGAGGTTGTGTGTGGAGTTCACCATGACGTCAGAGGAAGAGATATCACTGAAGGATTTGAATTTAGGTATGAGAGGAATTTTCCAGTCAATGAAGTCGAGAAGGCGACGATTGATAGTACCATTAGAACGACCAGTGATATCTGAAATGGCTGAGAGGATTGACATAGAGAATCGCACCTTCCACGGAAGGTGTGGTTTTGAGGTTGAAGACATGGTGGTGTGGTTATTAACAATCTTTGCTTGATGATGCTAATTACAATTGAGAAGTGAAGTGAAGTGAGAATAAGCATATGTATGTTTATGCTTTGTTGAGTAGATAAGATAAGAGATCATGGAGTGTTATATATAGGGAATGAACAAAATAAGAATAGAGGAACAAAATGGTGGGAACACATTGATTTATATCTAATAACTAATTTTAGCACTAACCGTTATGGTCCAATGAATGTAAGTATACTTATAACTCTTAAGTGTTGGAAAGATGATTTATTTGAGCTTTTAAAGGAAAAGTTTGACGCGTAAGAGTTGGTTTCAATTATTTAACTATAAGATAAGATATGGCATGCTGTCACACTCACACGTATGGCTAGTGGAACAACTAGAAATAGAATCTTGTGTTGTAATTTGTAAGGGTGTACTTAAATTATCCATTCAAAATAATGGTTGCTATCAAATTGTTAAATTTTGAGTTACATTCGTTATAAATTTAAATTTGTGCTAAATTGAAGCTCAACTTGATTTTACTTGAATTAATAATAGGAAGTATCCAATATAAACTTGAGAAAACTCTCAAACTCATTACCATCAATAATACTTATATAACCTTTTGACTTGAATTTTTGTTACGACACGTATTCACCTTTTAATGTAATACTGACATTTTCTTTTGTTTCATATATTTACTTTTTTTGGCAAGTAGCAATTATTTTTGTTTCATATGTTTTGAATAAAGAGAACTTTACTATTTTAATGTATTTATTCTTGAAAATGCATTATTTCACACTTAAGcatataatttaaaaaaaaaacaaattcaTACTAATTAGTTAATTTGATATTTATTATAAAAATGTTAGAAATAAATATTTATAATTAAATATATCTACCACACATTTATGTGTAAAAAAATCCTACaaattattttttattcatttttgcAAACGAATTATTAAATGACGTGTTAAAATATATCACTCATACACAATCGTTAATAATTTAATTTCTATATCttctaaataaaataaaaataaaaataaattattatagAATTACAAAGAGAACAAATGCATATAACTAGAATGTAATATactttttttattatttttgacATAAAAAACAATTATAATACAACAaatttttttatggtttttacaTATTTTTCTATAAGTGAATTACTAAAGAGTGATTTTGAAGTGTATAATTTATATCCTGAATAAATAATTGTAATTTatcattaattaattaattaaattaaatttattttaaaactatACACTTAATGAATATTTTTTACTAAAAAATAGTGAAAATTAATTAAATATCTTTGTCACCTATCTTTTTgaaattaatattttttacaaGCAATTTACTGAATAGTGTGGTTATAATATGACATTTATATACATGACAATTGAATAAAAAATGTGGAataattttaatatattaattataatttattaTACACGTGATAAATGTATGTTACGGAAGACTTACTAAAAATTAATGTTTTTCTAAAATATTTTAGACATAAAAAAAAGCAAATAAGTTTAATACACCAATTATTAAAAAGAAACTTTCGAAAGACAGACTAGCTACCAAATAGAGGCTCCACAGATTTGGCATGATTGACATTGAAAAATGCTATTTTTATTCAAAGATAAAAACTATCCAACATCTTATCTTTTGTTTGGCTCTGGTGAGTTGAggaaaatttgaaaatatattCTAGATTGATTGCAAGTTAAGCATGAACATTGTCATAATGAAAGGAGAAATTGAAATGGCTTATAAAGTGTAGCAAAGGGAAAGGATGGAAAGTCAAACTCCTGAGATTTGCAGCAAcaaaaataatttatattatttGGAAATATAGGAATAAGAAGAGCTATGAAAACATCGTAAATAACATTATCATAAAAGAGAAAATCATAAACATCATAGTTTATAGAGGTTGGACAAATTTGAAACTGCGTATATATTTACTTAGGTTGATGATGAACTAGCTTAGAGTTTTTCAGATCGATAGTTTGTCATTTTGATTTTGTGTTGGCTGGATCTGATATGATCACCTTGTATTTAGTGTTTTTGAATTaatcaaaatttaattaattaaaaaaatactagttaatataaatttatttttaaaataatataagcaacattttcattttttgactgttttttttattttcataattatattttttttgaaGTTAATATTTTAGTAATGAGTCACTAAACAAGTTATTGGCCGTATAATGTTGGTATTGTTATTCTAAAATGATTTATTTAAAGAGTTATTTGGTGTACATGAGAATTTGTTTGAGACTTATTTTGGatatataaatatttaatatttatcTTATTCTAAGTTATACATTTAGCATGATTATGTTatttgattttattattattaagtttatataataataatttttttaatcatgtaatttaaataaattcataaaatttatttttattgtgaATTTGTTCTCACACTAAGGATTTTCAgaaaatattattattattaaacGACATCCTAAATGAATACGACTTATAGTTGTGGGTAGTATCTTGTAAATTTAAGACTCTTCCCATTGAATTTATTAAAATGTCTAGTAATTTTGATTGAGTTGATACATATTGCAAAAGTAATATCTATTGTGTAAATTTGATTCAATCGAAATTACAAAAGATGTAATGTGTAATTGTTCATGCAAACTGTTATGGTCGACTAAAAGGAAGACACAGTTTGATCGAATAATTGCGTATCTGTGATGGTAAATATGTAGTAATTATTAATTTTATCCATGTGGGTAATGATTGATGTCAAAAACGTCTATTATCTGACTGGACTTATTACTAACGTTTGATCATTGCGTGAGAGTATTATTTACCGTTAATATTTGCAATCAAAGATTGAAAATTAATGGTGTGTTTGATATCTTGTTTGAGTCatttaatttataagtaaagATGAATGTCTAATGATGTTGTATATAGTCACATTTCAGTAATGATGTTGTATATAGTCACATATTTCAAGTGTTTATTTGATCACACATATAATGCAAACATGTTACAATTGTAAGAATTTATTGCTTATAAATATTAATCGTCAGTGTTTGATCATTGAAAATAAATACTACTAGCAATTGATTTTATTATCTAAAAACTTAATATCAATGGTGAATTTGTTATTTTGGTGAGTAAATTTTACTCCATTTTATTGTTCTCTTTTAAGGTAAATCCAACTTATGATCATAAAGTATGACATTTCTTAATTTTTGGTATCATTTAAGATGACACAAATTTTTCTACATTTTCTTTCTTTAATCTAAGGTATTTTTAAAAAACAATAACAAGAAGGAAATAGTGCATTATGAAACTATTTAATGTAGCTAAAGTTATATAGTTTTGTTTTGTCGAAAATTTAGCATATGATATTCTCTTTGTATAATTAAGTTTATAACTATTAAAGTTAGAAATTATTCTTTAATAGAATAATTTCATAAACTGTGCAATAAAGAAAAGATTGAAGCAAGAGAAAACAAAATAGTGCACATTCGTTAAATACCTTAAATGATAAGGACAAATAAAGaataataaaaaaatatgatATGAACTGACAAATATTCAATGGTGTTGAAAGATACATCAATTTAAAGGGAATAAATTTGGTGAAGattgatattttttatttatttttaactatTTTAGATTGTCATTATAAGCTTAAATTTGTATTTAAAAGACAATTTGGTGAATTAAtaaagttttattttaatatgATAACTTTTTTTTAAATGATGGATTCAATTTgtcttttaaatttaaatattgTTATAGTTAATTCAGTCATGACTTGTGACAATCTAGAATTGTTGAAAAGTTTGAGAAATATAAACTTTAGTCCcaagttaaaaaatattttaagaCAAATATTGTAATGTGTCTTGAGAATATTGAGTTTGGGGGAGAGATATGgtaaaaaaataaaattgagTCGCAAAAAATTGGTTCTAACTCAATTCATATAGTTGATATTTATATAGCAAATTTAGATCCTCATATAAATATTATTATTCTCtcttaattaaattaaaaaattaattcTTGAAGATCAAACTCAACATCCTCAAGAACTAAAGCATCAAATGTCATAAACAATTAATTGAAAATTGAAATTTTATTCGGTATGATTGAAAGACTATATTATGATAGTTGTGACACTTGTTACTTGTTATAATTTTGAAGCTTCATAAGATGGATATCAAGTTAGTGTTTCTTAATGACGACATTAAGAAATACAATTTGGTGCAACGAGATAAAATTTTGTGTCAATAGATACAAAGTTTATAGTTTGCAAATAGATAAAAATTATTTATGAGTTAATGAAATTGTCTCATTAGTGATACCACAATATTTCTTAAGGTAATTGTCTCATTTGATTTTGAGATGTCTATTATGAAAAATTACTGGATTTTACAAGACAAGTAGGAGTAAGTTTATGTTCCTAGTTTAATGagttgattttattttatttagtcaGCAATGATATATGATTGTTCTGT from Lathyrus oleraceus cultivar Zhongwan6 chromosome 1, CAAS_Psat_ZW6_1.0, whole genome shotgun sequence includes:
- the LOC127131431 gene encoding probable carboxylesterase 18 — encoded protein: MSSTSKPHLPWKVRFSMSILSAISDITGRSNGTINRRLLDFIDWKIPLIPKFKSFSDISSSDVMVNSTHNLWFRLFIPSSTTSTAISSLPVIIFFHGGGFAYMSPSSIPYHFLCRLFCRSFPAIIVSVNYRLTPEHRFPSQYEDGLEILKFLDNNSDILGKSADITKCFLAGDSAGGNLIHHVAVRISLERFRVLKVIGMVSMQPFFGGEERTESEIRLKGVPVCSMDKTDWYWKMFLPDGSNRDHQSSNVSGPNTMDISEVDYPNTLLLVGGFDPLMDWQKRYYEWLRKSGKEVELVEFTDMIHAFYYFSDLPETSQFISKVKDFMIKQMVKMN